In Candidatus Binataceae bacterium, the DNA window GACGTTGTCCTGGTAGTTGCCCAGCTTGATCGCGCCCGAGGGAATGACGACATTGCTTTGGCCCAGGGAATTGCCGATATCGTAGGCCGACAGGCCGTTGGCGTATTGCGCGGTTGGATCGAGGTTGACCATGATCGAGCGCTGCACCCCGCCCATCGGCGCGGGCGAGGAAAACCCCGGGATAGTAAAGAGCTGCAAGCGGATGAAGTTCAGCCCGTAGTCGAACAACTGCTCGGTGGAAAGAGTTTCGCTGAAGACATTGAGCTGCGCCACCGGCACGTTGGCGGCGTTGTAGGAAATTATCTGAGGCGGCTGGGTGCCGCGGGGCAGGATCGACAGGATGGTCTCGGAAACCGCGTTAATCTGCGCGATCGCCGAACCGAGGTCGCTGTCGGGATAGAAATAAATCTTGAGGATGCCCAGCCCGTTGATCGACTCCGATTCCATGTGCTCGATGCCGTTGACCGTAGTCGAGTAGGCGCGCTCGCTGATAAACACCATGCGATGCTCGACGTCGAGAGTCGACAAGCCGGGATAGCTCCATACCACCATCACCACCGGCAGGTTGATGGCAGGAAAAATGTCGACGTTCATCAGCTCGAAGCTGAGCACCCCCAGCACCAACATCAGCAGCGCCATTAC includes these proteins:
- a CDS encoding efflux RND transporter permease subunit: MMWIVRLALRRPLSVAVMALLMLVLGVLSFELMNVDIFPAINLPVVMVVWSYPGLSTLDVEHRMVFISERAYSTTVNGIEHMESESINGLGILKIYFYPDSDLGSAIAQINAVSETILSILPRGTQPPQIISYNAANVPVAQLNVFSETLSTEQLFDYGLNFIRLQLFTIPGFSSPAPMGGVQRSIMVNLDPTAQYANGLSAYDIGNSLGQSNVVIPSGAIKLGNYQDNV